Proteins from a genomic interval of Streptomyces sp. NBC_00820:
- a CDS encoding putative leader peptide, whose amino-acid sequence MPRLKTVTGPAGRTPLRAPLLTSRLHIDLLRVCSAIGVSAG is encoded by the coding sequence ATGCCGCGCCTGAAGACGGTCACCGGTCCAGCGGGCCGCACGCCGTTGCGCGCCCCCCTGCTCACCTCCCGCCTGCACATCGACCTGCTGCGCGTCTGCAGCGCCATCGGCGTCTCCGCCGGCTGA
- a CDS encoding glutathione S-transferase C-terminal domain-containing protein, whose translation MSVAPPAAVPSVPSAAAFRGRIGRDPRGGHYAVPHRYRLHLSTACPDGLRLAIGHSLLRLDDSCPVTFLPAVPDRPDSGYAALRPLYEAGAHHYTGPASAPVLSDDWSGRIVSTHTPDILRDLDRFAPDGRAHLYPRGWESTIDAVERLCAEGIEEAAQRAGRAGAHPGERAAALDVLLDTLGRLERSLAGEEYLVDGRPTAADVELWVSLVQLDTVHRYHLDASAVHRVAGHPALWSYARRLAAHPAFGTHLDLDGIARRHHGHCQGLEAAGAAVQILDWAGHAAEIPGPARRREPSSRVRFPHGS comes from the coding sequence ATGTCTGTCGCACCGCCCGCCGCCGTCCCGTCCGTCCCCAGCGCCGCCGCCTTCCGGGGCCGGATCGGCCGGGATCCGCGCGGCGGCCACTACGCCGTCCCGCACCGCTACCGGCTCCATCTGTCGACCGCGTGTCCCGACGGCCTGCGCCTCGCCATCGGCCACAGCCTCCTGCGCCTCGACGACAGCTGTCCGGTCACCTTCCTGCCCGCCGTCCCGGACCGTCCCGACAGCGGCTACGCCGCACTGCGCCCGCTGTACGAGGCCGGAGCTCACCACTACACCGGACCCGCCTCGGCGCCCGTGCTCAGCGACGACTGGTCCGGACGCATCGTCAGCACCCACACCCCCGACATCCTGCGCGACCTCGACCGCTTCGCCCCGGACGGCCGCGCCCACCTTTACCCCCGTGGCTGGGAGTCCACCATCGATGCCGTCGAACGGCTCTGCGCCGAGGGCATCGAGGAGGCCGCCCAGCGCGCGGGACGCGCCGGAGCGCATCCTGGCGAACGGGCCGCCGCGCTCGACGTGCTGCTCGACACCCTCGGCCGGCTGGAGCGGTCGCTGGCGGGGGAGGAGTACCTGGTCGACGGCCGGCCCACCGCCGCCGACGTCGAACTGTGGGTCTCCCTGGTGCAGCTCGACACCGTGCACCGCTACCACCTCGACGCCTCCGCCGTCCATCGCGTCGCCGGCCATCCCGCGCTGTGGTCGTACGCCCGGCGCCTGGCCGCCCACCCCGCCTTCGGTACGCATCTCGACCTGGACGGCATCGCCCGGCGTCACCACGGCCACTGCCAGGGCCTCGAAGCTGCCGGAGCCGCCGTGCAGATCCTGGACTGGGCCGGACACGCGGCGGAGATCCCCGGCCCCGCGCGCAGGCGGGAGCCGTCCTCGCGCGTCCGTTTCCCGCACGGCAGCTGA